Genomic window (Pseudothauera hydrothermalis):
TTCGCCATGGACGACATGACTCGTGACGAAGGCTGGCGCTTTCTCATTCTGGGCCGCCGCCTCGAACGCCTGGCCGGGCTGAGCGCGCTGATTTCGGTGCCGATGGCGCCGCATGTGCGCGAACGCGAGCCGATGTTCGAGTGGCTGCTGGAGGCGGCCAACTCGATCGTGACCTACCGCGCGCGTTACCGCCGGATGCCGGAGTTGCTGCCGCTGGTGCATCTTTTGGTTTTCGACACCACCAATCCGCACTCGGTGGGCTTTCAGGTCGAGGCGCTGCAACGTTATCTCGCCCGCACCGCGCGCGAACTGGGTCACCCCTACCCGGCGCCGATGATCGACCCCTTGGCCCGCCGCCTGGCGGACTTTGACCTCACCCGCTTCGAGGCGGACGAATGCGATCTGGCCGTGCACGCCCTGCGCACCCTGTTGGCCGAGGCCCAAGAGGCCGCCGGACAATTGTCCGACGAGATCCATCGCCGCTTTTTCACCCACACCGTGCATCCGATGCACTTACGGAGCGTGGCATGAGCGCGGTGCCGCAAACCCGGGTGCGCTACCATGTGCGCCATGACACCCGGTATCGTTACGACCAACCGGTGGGCGAATCACGCCAGATACTGCGGCTTTGCCCGCGCGAATTGGCTTGGCAGCATGTCTGCATCCACCGCCTGGAGATCAGCCCGGAGCCGGCCCGCCGTCAACGCTCGGTCGACGGCATCGGCAACACGGTCGAGGCCCTGCACTTCGAGCGGGATCACGATACCCTGTTCATCCGTGCCGAGAGCTGGGTGGAACTGACCCCGCGCGAGTGGCCCGCGCCGACCGCCTCCCCGGCCTGGGAGGCGGTGCGCGACGCGCTCGCCTACCGCGCCGGGCGCAGGCTGGATGCGGCACAACTGGAAGCCTGCGGCTATTTGTTCGAATCGCGCCATGTGCGTGTCAAGCGCGAATTTGCCGATTACGCCGCCCAGGACTTTGCGCCGGGCACCCCGCTTCTGGTCGGCGCTCAGCGTCTGATGCAGCGCATTTTTGACGAATTCACCTTCGACCCGGCTTCCACCGATGTCTCCACCCCGGTCACCGAGGTATTCGACCGCCGGCGCGGCGTCTGCCAAGACTTTGCCCATTTGATGATTGCTTGCCTGCGCTCGCTGGGTCTGCCGGCGCGTTATATGAGCGGCTATCTGCTCACCCGCCCGCCGCCTGGCCAAGCCCGCCTGATCGGTGCGGACGCCACCCATGCCTGGGTTGCAGTGTATTGCCCACCACACGGCTGGGTAGAATTCGACCCCACCAATGCGCTGATGCCCCGACTCGAACACATCACCCTCGGCTGGGCGCGCGATTTTGCGGACGTTTCGCCGATTCGCGGCGTCATTCTGGGCGGTGGCGAGCATGAGCCGGAAATTGCCGTCACCGTGGCGCCCGAGGACGAATACTCGGCACTTTACGGCGCCGCCTCATTGCCCGGCCTGAGCCGGGCTTGAACATCCGATCCGCCCGGTGAAACTCTTTTACACCGATCATTTCGTGCTACCGCTGCCGCCGGGGCACCGCTTCCCGATGGAAAAATACGCCCGCCTGCGCCAACGCCTAGAGGCAAACGGCCTGTTTCCGGCCAACGCTTTTTGTGTGCCCGAGGCCGCCACCGATGCCGAAATCCTGCGTGCGCACGATGCCGCCTACCTAGCCGGCGTGCAGTCCGGCACGCTGGATGCTGCGGCGATGCGCCGAATCGGCTTTCCCTGGTCGGCGGCCATGGTGGAACGCTCGCGGCGCTCGGCCGGCGCCACGCTGGCCGCCTGCCGTACGGCGTTAATCGATGGTTGCGCGGCCAATCTGGCCGGAGGTACGCATCATGCTCACCGCGACTTCGGCTCGGGTTTTTGCGTATTCAACGATGCGGCCATTGCTGCGCTGGCGATGATCGCCGAAGGGCGTGCCCGGCGGGTGGCGGTGATCGACTGCGATGTACACCAGGGCGACGGCACCGCCACCATCCTGGCGGGCAACCCGGCCACCTTCACGCTGAGCTTGCACGGCGCAAAGAACTTCCCTTTCCACAAAGCGGCAAGTGACCTCGATATCGAACTCGCGGACGGCACCGCCGACGCCGCCTACCTGGCTGCGCTCGACCAGGCGCTGGTGCAGGTGTTCGACGGCTTTGGCCCGGATCTGGTCATTTACCTTGCCGGCGCCGACCCCTACGAGGGCGACCGCCTTGGCCGCCTGGCGCTGACCCGCGCGGGGCTGGCCGAGCGCGACCGCCGGGTGCTCGCTACCTGCCGCGCCGCCGGCGTGGCGGTGGCCATTGCCATGGCCGGCGGTTATGCTCACCACATCGACGACACGGTGGCCATCCACGCCACCACCCTGGAGACGGCCGCCCGCCTGTGGCCCACATCGACCGAGGACACCCCCGCATGACCGACGAAGCCCGTATCGCCCTGTTGATCGACGCCGACAACTGCCCGGCTGCCAAAATCGAAGTCATTTTGGACGAGCTGGCCAAGTATGGCGTCACCAACGTGCGCCGCGCCTATGGCAACTGGAAAAGCAGCGGACTGAAAAGCTGGGAAGACGTGCTGCATGAGTTCGCCATCCAACCCATTCAGCAATTTGCCTACACCAAGGGCAAAAACGCCACCGATGCGGCGATGATCATCGATGCTATGGATCTACTCTACACCCAGCGGCTGGATGCATTTTGCATCGCCTCGTCCGATTCGGACTTTACCCCGCTGGTGATGCGTATCCGCACCAATGGCCTAAAAGTCTATGGTTTTGGCGAGAAAAAGACGCCGATGCCCTTCGTCAATGCCTGCTCCAAGTTTCTCTACCTGGAAACCCTGGGCACGCAGCCGCGCAGCGAAGATGAGGCCGCCGCGGCCAGCGTGCAGAAAAAAACCGGTAAGGAACTGCGGGGCGACACCCGCCTGGTCACGCTGCTGCGCAATGCGGTCGAAGCCTGCCAGGATGATGACGGCTGGGCCAGCCTCTCGGCGGTGGGCTCTCATATCACCAACCAAACCTCGTTCGATCAGCGTAACTACGGCTATAAAAAACTCGGCGATTTGATCGAAGCCACCGGTTTGTTCGAAACCGAACGCCGCGGCAGCCATCTTTTTTTACGCGACAAGCGCAACACCAAGAAAAATCCGGGCTGAGCGCAGGCGGTGAGACTCTACGGCATCGACTTCACCAGCGCGCCACGCCCGGCCAAAGCGATTACCGTGGCTGCCGGTCGGCTCGACGGCGACCGGCTGCTGCTCGACGGCCTGGAGGCCCTGCCCGACTGGCCGGCCTTTGAAGACTTCTTGCGCCGCCCCGGCCCCTGGCTGGGCGGTTTCGATTTTCCCTTCGGCCTGCCCCGCGAAGCGGTGCGCGATCTGGGCTGGCCCCAGCACTGGGCAGCACTGCTGGTCCATTGCCGCGCGCTGGGTAAGACGGACTTTCGCGCTGCGCTCGACGCCTACCGCGAAAGCCGCCCATACGGCCGCCGTTACGCGCATCGCGCCACTGACGCCGCAGCGCGCTCGCACAGTCCGCTCAAGCTGGTCAACCCACCGGTCGGGCTGATGTTCCTGGAAGGCGCGCCGCGACTGCTGGCCGCCAATCTCCATGTGCCCGGCTTGCACGCTGGCGACCCGAGCCGGGTGGCGGTGGAAGCCTATCCGGGGTTACTGGCGCGCCGGCTCGGTCCACATCCGTACAAAAGCGATACCCGCAGCCGGCAAACCCCGGCGCGGCAACAGGCCCGCGCGGACATCGTGGCCGCTTTGCAACAAGGCCGCTCATATCCGCCCTTGCGTCTGATGGCGCCGCCCGCGCTAGTCGATATTGTGCTGCGGGATGCGCGCGGCGATGCGCTGGATGCGGTGTTGGCATTGATCCAGGCCGCCCACGCATGGCGCTGCGGCCCGCCCGGTTATGGCCTGCCTGCGGTGATCGACGGATTGGAAGGCTGGATCGTCGGCGCCGAGCATCCGGCAGCGGACTGACCGTTTGCGTACCAAGCGCACCGCTTTGCAGGTATCGGCGGGCTTGCTGCGTTTCCCCATGAATAACCCTACTGCGATCACATGTTTGTTGGCGGGCGGGCACGTCTTCGGTAATATTTTTTACAACTTTCCGGAACTTCTCGCACGCCTTGAACCCCTGTCGCCCGCACCCCTCGGCACTGTACCGTCCCGACTCAAGGCTATCTGACCGGCCGGCCGGAGCCAGCCGAACAGCAGCTCGAACATTGGCTGGCATCGGCCGGTCGAATCGATTTTTACACCCCCACGGAACAGGCATCCGGCGCTGCCGGGTCCGCATCGAGCGCATGAAGAAGATGAATCCATTTTTCGCCCAAGCTACCCCCACCGGTTTGCGCGCGCTGCGCTGGGCGGCGCTGCCGCTGGCGCTGGCAGCCGCAACCGCGCTGGCGGCCCTGGCCCAGGCGCAGCAGGATTTACTCTCTTCGCTGTTTCGCCAACACACCGCGATCATGATGTTCATCGACCCGGCAAACGGACGCATCGTCGATGCCAACGCCGCCGCCGACCGTTTTTACGGCTATGGTCCGGGCAAGCTGATCGGCCGCAGCATCGATGAGATCAACGCCTTGGGGCCGGATCAAGTCGCCGCCGAACGCGCCCGCGCGCGCAGCGAACAGCGCAATTACTTTGTTTTTCCGCATCGTCTGGCCAGTGGCGAAATCCGTACCGTGGAGGTGTATTCCTCCCCGATCCGGCTGGAAAACGGCCAAGATGTATTGTTTTCCATCATCCATGACATCACCGGCAAGCAGCTTGCCGAAGCCGATCTGCTCGACTACAAAACCCGTCTGGAAGAGCTGGTTGATCAACGCACCCGCGAAGTGCTGGCCGCCCGCCAGACCACCGACCGCATTGTGCTCGGCGCGATGGCCGTGCTGCTGGTCGTGATCCTGCTGCTGGTGCTCAATATGGTCCGTCTGCGGCGCAGCAAACGGGAGCTTGCCCGGCGCAAGGAGGAATTGTCCGCACTGATCGATGCCCTGCCCGACGTGGTGTGCCTGAAGGACAGCCAAGGCCGCTGGCGGCAGGCCAACCGTTACGCGTTGGAGCTTTTCGGTTTGACCGCGACCGACTATCGCGGCCTGACCGACGCCGAACTTGCACTGCGGCAAAGCCCGTCGCGCCGGGCGCTGCTTAGCCCGGAATCCGACGATGAAGACGCCTGGCACAAACGGGCCGCGGTACGCACCGAGGAAAGCATCCCCACGCCGGACGGCCAGCAGTTGGTCTTCGACACCATCAAAGTGCCGCTTTTTCACCCCGACGGCAGCCGCGACGGGCTGCTCAGCATTGGCCGCGACATGACCGAGCGGCGCCGGGCGGAATCCGAAATCGCCCGCCTGGCTTATTTCGATTCCCTCACCGGGCTGCCCAACCGCCGCCTGCTGAGCGACCGTCTGGACCATGCCTTGGCGGTGGCCCGGCGCTCGGGCCACTATGGCGCGCTGCTGCTGTTGGATCTGGACTACTTCAAAACGCTCAACGACGCCCGCGGTCATGAGGTGGGCGACCAGGTGCTCAAAGCGCTCGCCGCACGCCTGGCGGCCGGGCTGCGCGAAAGCGATACGCTTTCGCGCCTGGGCGGGGATGAATTCGTGCTTCTATTGCCGGAGCTTTCGCCTCAGGTGCACTCGGCCGCCGACATGGCGCGCAGTGTGGCGGAAAAATTACGCACCACGCTGACTGAGCCGCTCAAGATCGACGGCGAACAGATCGCGCTAGGAGCGAGCATCGGCGTTACGCTTTTCCCCACGGGTGCTGGCTGCTCGGCCGCCGAACTGCTCAAGCAGGCCGATACCGCGATGTACCAGGCCAAGGCGGCCGGGCGCAACATGGTGCGCTTTTTTGAGCCCGACATGCAGGCCCGCGCCGAGATGCGCTTCAATCTCGAGGCCGAACTGCGCCACGCGGTCGAACACGATGAGCTGCGTCTATACCTGCAACCGCAATGCGACCGCGACGGCCGTGTGCGCGGGGCCGAAGTCTTGCTGCGCTGGCACCATCCGCACCGCGGACTGATCCCGCCGGGCAGTTTCATCCCCATCGCCGAGGAGACCGGCCTGATCGTGGCGCTGGGCGATTGGGTGCTACGGCGCGCCTGCGCTCTGCTCACCACGCCGGAACTGGCCGAGCAGCCGATGCGTATTGCGGTCAACGTGAGCCCACGGCAGTTCCACCGCAGCGGTTTTGTCGACCGGGTACGCGACATCCTGGCCGAAACCGGCGCAGATGCCCGCCGTCTGACCTTCGAAGTCACCGAAGGTCTGGTCATCGACAACGTTCACCAGACTGTGGCCACCATGAGCGAACTGGCTGCGCTGGGCATCCACTTTTCCATCGACGACTTCGGCACCGGCTACTCCTCGCTCGCGTACCTGAAGCGCTTGCCGATCAACGAGCTGAAAATCGACCGCAGCTTCATCCAGGACGCGCCGACCGACCCGAACGATGCGGCACTGGTCGATGCCATTTTGTCGATCGCCGGACACCTGAACATCGCCGTGGTGGCCGAGGGCGTGGAGACCGAAGCGCAAGCCGCATTCCTCACCACGCGCGCGCCGATGCTCTACCAGGGCTACCTGTATGGCCGTCCAGAGCCGGTGGAAGCTTTCTTGCAGCGCTTGCGGTGCACCGAAGACGGTTGATACACCGGCTGCGCGCTCCCGACTGCCCCGACCAACCTTTTTGCTGCGACTCGAACGCCTGAGACGGCCGAATGGCGGTCGGCCGCAGTAAAAAAGGCCACGATTGCCGTTGCTGCATTGCGGCAACGGCAATACAATGCTGCCCCTTTGCCGCCAACGCGAATTGGCCCACGCAAGCATCCACCCGTGTAATTTCTCTTCTCGTACTTCCCGCAGCATCTTCTCTTTGTGCAGCGCGCGGCTGGCCACCGCCAGCACGGCGGCCGGCGATCCAGGCCACACGGCGGCCGAATCCGTCACCTGAAAACAAAGCAAAAACGGGCTACGCCTGCGCGCAGCCCGACAGCAACGCCATGAAAAATCTCAGACAGGACTGGTTTTCCAACGTCCGTAACGACTTACTCGCCGGCCTGGTGGTTGCGCTGGCGCTGATTCCCGAGGCAATTGCCTTCTCCATCATCGCCGGCGTGGATCCCAAGGTCGGTCTCTACGCTTCCTTCTGTATCGCCACGGTCATCGCCTTCGCCGGCGGCCGGCCGGGCATGATCTCGGCGGCCACCGGCGCCATGGCGCTGTTGATGGTCTCCCTGGTCAAGCACCACGGCCTGGAATACTTGCTGGCTGCCACCGTGCTCACCGGCATTCTGCAAATCATTGCCGGTTGGGTGCGTCTGGGCGCGCTGATGCGCTTTGTCTCACGCTCGGTCGTCACCGGCTTCGTCAATGCCTTGGCCATTCTCATCTTCATGGCCCAGTTGCCAGAGCTGACCAACGTCACCTGGCATGTGTACGCGATGACCGCGGCCGGTCTCGGCATCATCTATCTCTTCCCTTATCTCACCAAGGCAGTGCCCTCGCCGCTGGTTGCCATCGTGGTGCTCACCGCGGCGGCGATTTTTCTCGACCTGGACATTCGCACCGTCGGCGACATGGGCGAACTGCCCGACAGCCTGCCGGTATTCCTCATCCCCGACGTGCCGCTCAACCTGGAGACGCTGGCGATCATCTTCCCGTACTCGCTGACTCTGATGGTGGTTGGCCTGTTGGAATCGCTGATGACCGCCACCATCGTGGACGATCTCACCGACTCCAAGAGCGACAAGAACCGCGAATGCGTCGGCCAAGGTGTAGCCAACATCGCCGCCGGCTTCATCGGTGGCATGGCCGGGTGCGCGATGATCGGCCAGTCGGTGATCAACGTGAAATCCGGCGGCCGCGGGCGGCTGTCGACACTGGCCGCGGGGGTGTTTCTGTTGCTGATGGTGGTCTTCTTAGGTGACTGGGTGGCACGGATACCGATGGCTGCACTGGTGGCGGTGATGATCATGGTCGCCATCGGCACCTTCAACTGGGCCTCGATCCGTAACCTGCGCGAACACCCCAAGAGTTCCAGCGTAGTCATGCTGGCCACCGTGGCAGTCACCGTACTGACCCACGATCTGGCCAAGGGCGTATTGGTCGGTGTGCTGCTCTCCGGGTTTTTCTTCGCGCACAAGGTCGGCATGGTACTGCACATTGGTTCCCAGGCCGAAGATGAGGGCCGTGCAAGGCGTTATCACGTATTCGGACAGGTTTTCTTTGCCTCGGCAGACCGTTTCGTTGCCGCCTTCGATTTCAAAGAAGTGATCGAGCGCGTGGTCATCGATGTGTCTCGCGCGCACTTTTGGGACATCACCGCGATCAGCGCGTTGGACAAAGTGGTGATGAAGTTCCGCCGCGAAGGCACTGAGGTAGAGATCGTGGGTCTGAACGATGCCAGCGCCACCATGGTCGACCGCTTCGCGGTGCACGATAAACCCGACGCCGTCGAACGGCTGATGGTGCATTGAGCCAGAGGGGGGCATACATGCACAGCAAAACCGATTTCGGCAACAAGGTGCTGGCCTGCGTCGACCGCTCGCATTTTGCCGACTACGTGACCGATTACGCTGCCTGGGCGGCCAAACGATTGGAAGCACCTCTGGAGCTATTGCATGTCATCAATCGTCATCCAGAAATCGGCTCAGGTGGGGATCACAGCGGAGCGATCGGGTTCAATGCGCAAGAACAGCTGCTCAGCCAACTGTCGGAAATCGATGCCCAGCGCGCCCGCCAAGCGCGCGAGGCGGGACGCATCTTCCTCAACCGCCTGCGCCAGCGGGCGATCGACGTTGGCGTACCGACGCCCGACATGCGCCAGCGCCACGGCGAGCTGGGCGAAACGCTGGCCGAGCACGAAGCTGGCGTGCGCCTGTTCGTACTCGGCCGACGCGGTGAGTCAGCCCAAACCACCCAGCGCGATCTCGGCCGCAACGTGGAACATGTGGTACGTGCCCTGCGCAAGCCCATTCTCACGGTTACCGAAGGGTTCTGCACGCCACGCCGCGCGCTGATCGCTTACGATGGCAGCAGCGTGACCCGGCGCGGCGTCGAGATGATCGCCGCCAGCCCATTGTTCCGCGGCCTACCCGTGCACTTGCTGATGTCGGGCAAGCCCCGCCAGGATGCTGCGCGGTTGGTTGAGTGGGCGCAAAAGACCTTGCAAGATGCAGGCTTTGAAGTGTGCGCGCAGATCATCCCGGGCGACCCGGAGAGCATCATCGCACGCGCCGTTCGCGATTTAGAGATCGACATTCTGGTCATGGGCGCTTATGCCCATTCGCCACTACGCAGCCTGCTGTTCGGTAGCAAGACCACCGATCTGCTGCGCTCGTCGAAAATTCCCACACTGCTGCTGCGTTGAACATAAAACCGCAGTCGACCGCGCGGTTCAGGGCGTCTGATGAACATCGTGTCGGCAGCCTTCGTG
Coding sequences:
- a CDS encoding universal stress protein, which encodes MHSKTDFGNKVLACVDRSHFADYVTDYAAWAAKRLEAPLELLHVINRHPEIGSGGDHSGAIGFNAQEQLLSQLSEIDAQRARQAREAGRIFLNRLRQRAIDVGVPTPDMRQRHGELGETLAEHEAGVRLFVLGRRGESAQTTQRDLGRNVEHVVRALRKPILTVTEGFCTPRRALIAYDGSSVTRRGVEMIAASPLFRGLPVHLLMSGKPRQDAARLVEWAQKTLQDAGFEVCAQIIPGDPESIIARAVRDLEIDILVMGAYAHSPLRSLLFGSKTTDLLRSSKIPTLLLR
- a CDS encoding histone deacetylase, with the translated sequence MKLFYTDHFVLPLPPGHRFPMEKYARLRQRLEANGLFPANAFCVPEAATDAEILRAHDAAYLAGVQSGTLDAAAMRRIGFPWSAAMVERSRRSAGATLAACRTALIDGCAANLAGGTHHAHRDFGSGFCVFNDAAIAALAMIAEGRARRVAVIDCDVHQGDGTATILAGNPATFTLSLHGAKNFPFHKAASDLDIELADGTADAAYLAALDQALVQVFDGFGPDLVIYLAGADPYEGDRLGRLALTRAGLAERDRRVLATCRAAGVAVAIAMAGGYAHHIDDTVAIHATTLETAARLWPTSTEDTPA
- a CDS encoding NYN domain-containing protein, encoding MTDEARIALLIDADNCPAAKIEVILDELAKYGVTNVRRAYGNWKSSGLKSWEDVLHEFAIQPIQQFAYTKGKNATDAAMIIDAMDLLYTQRLDAFCIASSDSDFTPLVMRIRTNGLKVYGFGEKKTPMPFVNACSKFLYLETLGTQPRSEDEAAAASVQKKTGKELRGDTRLVTLLRNAVEACQDDDGWASLSAVGSHITNQTSFDQRNYGYKKLGDLIEATGLFETERRGSHLFLRDKRNTKKNPG
- a CDS encoding DUF429 domain-containing protein, translated to MRLYGIDFTSAPRPAKAITVAAGRLDGDRLLLDGLEALPDWPAFEDFLRRPGPWLGGFDFPFGLPREAVRDLGWPQHWAALLVHCRALGKTDFRAALDAYRESRPYGRRYAHRATDAAARSHSPLKLVNPPVGLMFLEGAPRLLAANLHVPGLHAGDPSRVAVEAYPGLLARRLGPHPYKSDTRSRQTPARQQARADIVAALQQGRSYPPLRLMAPPALVDIVLRDARGDALDAVLALIQAAHAWRCGPPGYGLPAVIDGLEGWIVGAEHPAAD
- a CDS encoding SulP family inorganic anion transporter, which gives rise to MKNLRQDWFSNVRNDLLAGLVVALALIPEAIAFSIIAGVDPKVGLYASFCIATVIAFAGGRPGMISAATGAMALLMVSLVKHHGLEYLLAATVLTGILQIIAGWVRLGALMRFVSRSVVTGFVNALAILIFMAQLPELTNVTWHVYAMTAAGLGIIYLFPYLTKAVPSPLVAIVVLTAAAIFLDLDIRTVGDMGELPDSLPVFLIPDVPLNLETLAIIFPYSLTLMVVGLLESLMTATIVDDLTDSKSDKNRECVGQGVANIAAGFIGGMAGCAMIGQSVINVKSGGRGRLSTLAAGVFLLLMVVFLGDWVARIPMAALVAVMIMVAIGTFNWASIRNLREHPKSSSVVMLATVAVTVLTHDLAKGVLVGVLLSGFFFAHKVGMVLHIGSQAEDEGRARRYHVFGQVFFASADRFVAAFDFKEVIERVVIDVSRAHFWDITAISALDKVVMKFRREGTEVEIVGLNDASATMVDRFAVHDKPDAVERLMVH
- a CDS encoding transglutaminase family protein, producing MSAVPQTRVRYHVRHDTRYRYDQPVGESRQILRLCPRELAWQHVCIHRLEISPEPARRQRSVDGIGNTVEALHFERDHDTLFIRAESWVELTPREWPAPTASPAWEAVRDALAYRAGRRLDAAQLEACGYLFESRHVRVKREFADYAAQDFAPGTPLLVGAQRLMQRIFDEFTFDPASTDVSTPVTEVFDRRRGVCQDFAHLMIACLRSLGLPARYMSGYLLTRPPPGQARLIGADATHAWVAVYCPPHGWVEFDPTNALMPRLEHITLGWARDFADVSPIRGVILGGGEHEPEIAVTVAPEDEYSALYGAASLPGLSRA
- a CDS encoding EAL domain-containing protein, giving the protein MKKMNPFFAQATPTGLRALRWAALPLALAAATALAALAQAQQDLLSSLFRQHTAIMMFIDPANGRIVDANAAADRFYGYGPGKLIGRSIDEINALGPDQVAAERARARSEQRNYFVFPHRLASGEIRTVEVYSSPIRLENGQDVLFSIIHDITGKQLAEADLLDYKTRLEELVDQRTREVLAARQTTDRIVLGAMAVLLVVILLLVLNMVRLRRSKRELARRKEELSALIDALPDVVCLKDSQGRWRQANRYALELFGLTATDYRGLTDAELALRQSPSRRALLSPESDDEDAWHKRAAVRTEESIPTPDGQQLVFDTIKVPLFHPDGSRDGLLSIGRDMTERRRAESEIARLAYFDSLTGLPNRRLLSDRLDHALAVARRSGHYGALLLLDLDYFKTLNDARGHEVGDQVLKALAARLAAGLRESDTLSRLGGDEFVLLLPELSPQVHSAADMARSVAEKLRTTLTEPLKIDGEQIALGASIGVTLFPTGAGCSAAELLKQADTAMYQAKAAGRNMVRFFEPDMQARAEMRFNLEAELRHAVEHDELRLYLQPQCDRDGRVRGAEVLLRWHHPHRGLIPPGSFIPIAEETGLIVALGDWVLRRACALLTTPELAEQPMRIAVNVSPRQFHRSGFVDRVRDILAETGADARRLTFEVTEGLVIDNVHQTVATMSELAALGIHFSIDDFGTGYSSLAYLKRLPINELKIDRSFIQDAPTDPNDAALVDAILSIAGHLNIAVVAEGVETEAQAAFLTTRAPMLYQGYLYGRPEPVEAFLQRLRCTEDG